A single window of Kiloniellales bacterium DNA harbors:
- a CDS encoding CmcI family methyltransferase translates to MAPDMPKRPKAKRPKAPKPSGADLRDRAATLLEALDRKIDDDQGGVPTFFDNHLKRILTQALRPGPGVPIGLVLGPQAPRRSTPPPELERLRGFLDRFDEGRFIDYRIRRIEKPGQKPRRSEIDPHDMSLSQGAWDSLRWRGLPLFKTVYDFAIYPMLIWELQPKTIIELGSGSGASALWMADLLQAFGFAGKVVSVDIKRPEVTHPRVRFLRGDCERIAEVLPVMELIGLGHPWLVVEDAHVNVLGVLRHLHPQLRHGDYLVVEDSSIKSQALARFLAETPGAYKVDTRYTDFFGQNATASFDSIFRRV, encoded by the coding sequence ATGGCTCCCGACATGCCGAAACGCCCCAAGGCGAAGCGACCCAAGGCGCCGAAGCCGTCCGGAGCCGATCTGCGGGACCGCGCCGCGACGTTGTTGGAGGCCCTGGACCGCAAGATCGACGACGACCAGGGCGGGGTGCCGACCTTCTTCGACAATCACCTCAAGCGGATCCTGACCCAGGCGCTGCGGCCGGGTCCCGGCGTGCCGATCGGTCTGGTGCTGGGCCCTCAGGCCCCGCGCCGCAGCACGCCGCCGCCCGAGCTGGAGCGCCTGCGCGGCTTTCTCGACCGCTTCGACGAAGGCCGCTTCATCGACTACCGTATCCGGCGCATCGAAAAGCCGGGGCAGAAGCCGCGGCGCAGCGAGATCGATCCCCACGACATGAGCCTGAGCCAGGGCGCCTGGGACAGCCTGCGCTGGCGCGGCCTGCCGCTCTTCAAGACGGTCTACGACTTCGCCATCTATCCCATGCTGATCTGGGAGCTGCAGCCCAAGACCATCATCGAGCTGGGTTCGGGCTCGGGCGCCAGCGCGCTCTGGATGGCCGACCTGCTCCAGGCTTTCGGTTTCGCCGGCAAGGTCGTCTCGGTCGACATCAAGCGGCCCGAGGTCACCCACCCGCGGGTCCGCTTCCTGCGCGGCGACTGCGAGCGCATCGCCGAGGTCCTGCCGGTCATGGAGCTGATCGGCCTGGGCCATCCCTGGCTGGTGGTGGAGGATGCCCACGTCAACGTGCTCGGGGTGCTGCGCCACCTGCACCCCCAGCTGCGCCACGGCGACTACCTCGTGGTCGAGGACAGCTCGATCAAGTCCCAGGCCCTCGCCCGCTTCCTCGCCGAGACCCCGGGCGCCTACAAGGTCGATACCCGCTACACCGACTTCTTCGGCCAGAACGCCACCGCATCCTTCGACTCGATCTTCCGCCGGGTCTGA
- a CDS encoding PAS domain-containing protein, whose amino-acid sequence MNTSAFNTTARSADLGLRYWEDRRRDRGLPSRADIDPLDIPDLLPQVFLVDVARAPLDFRYRLVGTQIVRHSAADYTGKSLNELPEQCPPSRIWSLFQRVVEERRPFSAEIPYVHIPGKSVEMQAMPLSDDGTTVNMIFGMVHFDPSLALPRTMLPNHNHVAF is encoded by the coding sequence ATGAACACTTCAGCTTTCAACACCACCGCGAGAAGCGCGGACCTGGGACTGCGCTATTGGGAAGATCGCCGGCGCGACCGCGGCCTGCCGTCGCGCGCCGACATCGATCCCTTGGACATCCCGGACCTGCTGCCGCAGGTCTTTCTGGTCGACGTGGCCCGGGCGCCGCTCGACTTCCGCTATCGCCTGGTCGGCACCCAGATCGTGCGCCACTCGGCCGCGGACTACACCGGCAAGAGCCTCAACGAGCTGCCGGAGCAATGCCCGCCGAGCCGGATCTGGTCGCTGTTCCAGAGGGTCGTCGAGGAGCGCCGTCCCTTCTCGGCCGAGATTCCCTACGTCCACATCCCGGGGAAGTCCGTTGAGATGCAGGCGATGCCGCTTTCCGACGACGGCACGACCGTCAACATGATCTTCGGCATGGTTCACTTCGATCCGAGCCTCGCCTTGCCCAGGACCATGCTGCCGAACCACAACCATGTGGCCTTCTAA
- a CDS encoding ABC transporter ATP-binding protein, with translation MYRFFEDLLDPLAPAPVEAPPQGTAAFFGYFLGPIKGLLIATLVVSALYSLCELALFWFVGVVIDWMQATGPERFLEEHGPALIGMAVVVGIVRPAMMLLARALVTFSITPSLGNRVRWRNHRYVLRQSLSFFQNDFAGRVAQKVMQTGPAVREATLSVVDAVWYLVILVAGTAALFGGLDWRLFAVIAVWTLGYAAVIVFLVPPVKTRSATLSEAQSALTGRIVDSYTNIQAVKLFAHAAREDHFARDGVARHTRSFQELMRTVFTLTWTLTALNTALIVSVGALSILLWLEGLASPGSVAVAMGLALRINQMSGWILRMIASLFEQVGTVQNGVETIAQPYSVVDHAQARPLEVRRGAVAFEGVRFRYGAEERQVIEDLSLSIAPGEKVGFVGPSGAGKTTLVNLLLRFHDLEAGRILIDGQDVAGVTQESLRAAIGMVTQDTSLLHRSIRDNIRYGRPEASEEEILRAAALAEADRFIPELTDPKGRSGFDAYVGERGVKLSGGQRQRIAIARVILKDAPILVLDEATSALDSEVEAAIQSQLGHLMQGKTVIAIAHRLSTIAALDRLIVLDQGRIVEEGSHAELLERGGLYARLWARQSGGFLGVDQKISA, from the coding sequence ATGTATCGGTTTTTCGAGGACCTGCTGGATCCGCTGGCGCCGGCGCCGGTGGAGGCGCCGCCCCAGGGCACGGCGGCCTTCTTCGGCTACTTCCTGGGGCCGATCAAGGGACTGCTGATCGCGACCCTGGTGGTCTCGGCGCTCTATTCGCTCTGCGAGCTGGCGCTGTTCTGGTTCGTCGGCGTGGTCATCGACTGGATGCAGGCGACCGGGCCCGAGCGCTTTCTGGAAGAGCACGGCCCGGCGCTGATCGGCATGGCCGTCGTGGTCGGGATCGTCCGGCCGGCGATGATGCTGCTGGCCCGGGCGCTGGTCACCTTCTCGATCACGCCCAGCCTGGGCAACCGGGTGCGCTGGCGCAACCACCGCTACGTCCTGCGCCAGAGCCTGTCCTTCTTCCAGAACGACTTCGCCGGCCGGGTCGCCCAGAAGGTCATGCAGACCGGCCCGGCGGTGCGCGAGGCGACCCTCAGCGTGGTCGACGCCGTTTGGTACCTGGTGATCCTGGTCGCCGGCACGGCGGCGCTCTTCGGCGGCCTGGACTGGCGGCTGTTCGCGGTGATCGCAGTCTGGACCCTGGGCTATGCCGCGGTGATCGTCTTTCTGGTGCCGCCGGTCAAGACCCGCTCGGCGACTCTGTCGGAGGCGCAGTCGGCCCTGACCGGGCGGATCGTCGACAGCTACACCAACATCCAGGCGGTCAAGCTCTTCGCCCACGCGGCGCGGGAGGACCACTTCGCACGCGACGGCGTGGCCCGGCACACCCGCTCCTTCCAGGAGCTGATGCGCACGGTCTTCACCCTGACCTGGACCCTGACCGCCCTGAACACCGCGCTGATCGTCTCGGTCGGCGCGCTGTCGATCCTGCTCTGGCTCGAGGGCCTGGCGTCTCCCGGCTCGGTGGCGGTGGCCATGGGCCTAGCCCTCAGGATCAACCAGATGTCGGGCTGGATCCTGCGCATGATCGCCAGCCTCTTCGAGCAGGTCGGCACGGTGCAGAACGGCGTCGAGACCATCGCCCAGCCCTACAGCGTGGTCGACCACGCCCAGGCGCGGCCGCTGGAGGTGCGCCGGGGCGCGGTCGCCTTCGAGGGCGTGCGCTTCCGCTACGGTGCGGAGGAGCGTCAGGTGATCGAGGACCTGAGCCTGTCGATCGCGCCGGGCGAGAAGGTCGGCTTCGTCGGGCCCTCGGGGGCCGGCAAGACCACCCTGGTCAACCTGCTGCTGCGCTTCCACGACCTGGAGGCCGGGCGGATCCTGATCGACGGCCAGGACGTCGCCGGCGTCACCCAGGAAAGCCTGCGCGCGGCCATCGGCATGGTCACCCAGGACACCTCCCTGCTGCACCGCTCGATCCGCGACAACATCCGCTACGGCCGCCCGGAGGCCAGCGAAGAGGAGATCCTGCGCGCCGCCGCCCTGGCCGAGGCCGACCGCTTCATCCCGGAGCTGACCGACCCCAAGGGCCGCAGCGGCTTCGACGCCTACGTCGGCGAGCGCGGGGTCAAGCTTTCCGGCGGCCAGCGCCAGCGCATCGCGATCGCCCGGGTGATCCTGAAGGACGCGCCGATCCTGGTCCTGGACGAGGCGACCTCGGCCCTGGACTCCGAGGTCGAGGCGGCGATCCAGAGCCAGCTGGGGCACCTGATGCAGGGCAAGACGGTGATCGCGATTGCCCACCGGCTCTCGACCATCGCGGCGCTGGACCGGCTGATCGTGCTCGACCAGGGCCGCATCGTCGAGGAGGGCAGCCACGCCGAGCTGCTCGAGCGCGGCGGCCTCTACGCCCGCCTCTGGGCCCGCCAGTCCGGCGGCTTCCTCGGCGTCGACCAGAAGATCAGCGCATGA
- a CDS encoding folate-binding protein produces MPQPQALILDDRGVLAVEGPDARSFLQGLISNDVERVDEQRAIWAALLTPQGKFLHEFTIFQAEPETLLLDCEAARLADLMKRLSLYKLRSKVALRDASGSHFMAAFFGAGALDSLGLPAEPGRAVPMNGSRVAVDPRLAELGARAVMLKADGNASLDLPGFDPAARADYDRLRIALGVPDGSRDLQVEKAILLENGFDELNGIDWEKGCYMGQELTARTRYRGLVKKRLLPVGFEGPTPASGSQVTCDGKDAGTVFSSVGDQGLALLRLERLDGTLLAGGTVVTPRLPDWISLPEQG; encoded by the coding sequence ATGCCTCAGCCCCAAGCCCTGATCCTGGATGACCGCGGCGTCCTCGCCGTCGAAGGTCCCGACGCCCGCAGCTTCCTGCAAGGCCTGATTTCCAACGACGTCGAGCGCGTCGATGAGCAGCGGGCGATCTGGGCCGCGCTGCTCACCCCGCAAGGCAAGTTCCTGCACGAGTTCACGATCTTCCAGGCCGAGCCGGAGACCCTGCTGCTCGACTGTGAGGCGGCGCGTCTGGCCGACCTCATGAAGCGGCTCTCGCTCTACAAGCTGCGCTCCAAGGTCGCTCTCCGGGATGCCTCCGGGTCCCATTTCATGGCGGCCTTCTTCGGCGCGGGCGCCCTGGACTCCCTGGGCCTGCCCGCAGAACCCGGACGGGCCGTTCCCATGAACGGCAGCCGGGTCGCGGTCGACCCGCGGCTCGCCGAGCTCGGTGCCCGGGCTGTGATGCTCAAAGCCGACGGCAACGCGTCCCTCGACCTGCCCGGCTTCGATCCGGCCGCAAGGGCGGACTACGACCGCCTGCGCATCGCCCTCGGGGTGCCCGACGGCAGCCGCGACCTGCAGGTCGAGAAGGCGATCCTGCTGGAGAACGGCTTCGACGAGCTCAACGGCATCGACTGGGAAAAGGGCTGCTACATGGGCCAGGAGCTGACCGCGCGCACCCGCTACCGCGGCCTGGTCAAGAAGCGCCTGCTGCCGGTGGGTTTCGAGGGGCCGACGCCCGCCTCCGGGAGCCAGGTCACCTGCGACGGCAAGGACGCCGGCACGGTCTTCTCCAGTGTCGGAGACCAGGGCCTCGCCCTGCTCCGCCTCGAGCGCCTGGACGGCACCCTCTTGGCCGGCGGAACCGTGGTAACGCCGCGGCTGCCCGACTGGATTTCGCTTCCCGAGCAGGGCTAG
- a CDS encoding MDR family oxidoreductase, translating into MFKALLLEQTDGGVTASIQELEESRLPEGDVTVAVDYSTLNYKDGMILEGQGRLVRDYPHVPGIDFAGRVAESRHPDFKEGDEVVLTGWRVGEVHWGGFAEKARVKGDWLVARPEGLSLKQAMAIGTAGFTAMLAVTALEEHAVRPDSGPVLVTGAAGGVGSVAVTLLARLGYEVAASTGRAETQAYLKELGAGEIIERAALSAPPERPLGAARWAGCVDSVGSTTLANVLSQMAYGGSVAAVGLAGGPTLETTVLPFLLRGANLLGIDSVMCPKPRREAAWQRLAELLPLDKLDGMTSEAGLADLPALAKDILKGRVRGRLVVDLHR; encoded by the coding sequence GTGTTCAAAGCCCTGTTGCTGGAGCAGACGGACGGCGGAGTCACCGCGTCGATCCAGGAGCTCGAGGAGTCGCGTCTGCCCGAGGGCGACGTCACCGTCGCGGTCGACTACAGCACCCTGAACTACAAGGACGGCATGATCCTTGAGGGGCAGGGACGGCTGGTCCGCGACTATCCCCACGTGCCGGGGATCGACTTCGCCGGTCGGGTCGCCGAGAGCCGGCATCCGGACTTCAAGGAGGGCGACGAGGTCGTGCTGACCGGCTGGCGGGTCGGCGAGGTCCATTGGGGCGGCTTCGCCGAGAAGGCCCGGGTCAAGGGCGACTGGCTGGTGGCACGGCCCGAGGGCCTGAGCCTGAAGCAGGCCATGGCCATCGGTACCGCCGGCTTCACCGCGATGCTGGCGGTCACCGCCCTCGAGGAACATGCCGTGCGCCCCGACTCCGGCCCGGTCCTGGTCACCGGCGCGGCGGGCGGCGTCGGCTCGGTCGCGGTGACCCTGTTGGCCCGGCTCGGATACGAGGTCGCCGCCTCGACCGGACGGGCCGAGACCCAGGCCTACCTGAAGGAGCTCGGCGCCGGCGAGATCATCGAGCGGGCCGCGCTCTCGGCCCCGCCCGAGCGGCCGCTGGGCGCGGCGCGCTGGGCCGGCTGCGTCGATTCGGTGGGCAGCACGACCCTGGCCAACGTCCTGTCGCAGATGGCCTACGGCGGCTCGGTCGCCGCGGTCGGCTTGGCCGGCGGTCCGACCTTGGAGACCACGGTGCTGCCGTTCCTGCTGCGCGGCGCCAACCTTTTGGGCATCGACTCGGTGATGTGCCCCAAGCCGCGCCGCGAAGCGGCCTGGCAGCGGCTCGCCGAGCTGCTGCCCCTGGACAAGCTCGACGGCATGACCAGCGAAGCCGGCCTGGCCGACCTGCCGGCCCTGGCCAAGGACATCCTCAAGGGCCGGGTCCGGGGCCGCTTGGTCGTCGACCTTCACCGCTGA
- a CDS encoding dihydroorotase: MPARFDLLIKDGTVATPSGVQQTDVGLADGRIVALGSLDPSAAEEVLDARGLTVLPGVIDTQVHFREPGLEHKEDLESGTRAAALGGVTAVFEMPNTKPSTTTAAAIADKLSRAQGRAWTDHAFFVGAAEENQDELADLERLPGCCGVKIFMGSSTGSLLVEDDETLLQVLRKGRRRVAVHAEDEARLRERLALVRGGAEVDQHPVWRDEETAIRATTRLLGLARRAGRRVHVLHVTTAQEMELLSQHKDIATVEVTPQHLTLAAPDCYQRLGSFAQMNPPIRGAEHREGLWRAVAQGIVDVVGSDHAPHSREEKAGGYPATPSGMPGVQTLLPLLLDHLSQGRLTLERLVDLTSAGAARIYNIAGKGRIAVGYDADLTLVDLEARREISEDWLASKCGWSPFAGVEVSGWPIATVIRGQVVMREDSLLGPPAGRPVRFLETMVGEAG, from the coding sequence GTGCCCGCACGTTTCGACCTGCTGATCAAGGACGGCACCGTGGCCACCCCGAGCGGCGTGCAGCAGACCGACGTCGGGCTCGCCGATGGACGGATTGTTGCGCTGGGCAGCCTCGATCCCTCGGCGGCAGAGGAAGTTCTCGACGCCCGCGGCCTCACTGTCCTCCCGGGCGTCATCGACACCCAGGTGCACTTCCGCGAGCCGGGCCTGGAGCACAAGGAGGACCTGGAATCCGGCACCCGGGCCGCGGCCCTGGGCGGCGTCACCGCGGTCTTCGAGATGCCCAACACCAAGCCCTCGACCACCACCGCCGCGGCCATCGCCGACAAGCTGTCCCGCGCCCAGGGCCGGGCCTGGACCGATCACGCCTTCTTCGTCGGCGCGGCCGAGGAGAACCAGGACGAGCTGGCCGATCTGGAGCGCCTGCCGGGCTGCTGCGGGGTCAAGATCTTCATGGGCTCCTCGACCGGCAGCCTGTTGGTCGAGGATGACGAGACCCTGCTGCAGGTCCTCAGGAAGGGCCGGCGCCGGGTCGCCGTCCACGCCGAGGACGAGGCCCGGCTGCGCGAGCGCCTGGCCCTGGTGCGGGGCGGCGCCGAGGTCGACCAGCACCCGGTCTGGCGCGACGAGGAGACCGCGATCCGGGCGACGACGCGCCTGCTCGGCCTGGCCCGCCGGGCCGGCCGGCGGGTTCATGTCCTGCACGTCACCACCGCCCAGGAGATGGAACTCCTGTCGCAGCACAAGGACATCGCGACGGTGGAGGTCACGCCGCAGCACCTGACCCTGGCCGCGCCCGACTGCTACCAGCGGCTCGGGTCCTTCGCCCAGATGAACCCGCCGATCCGAGGCGCCGAGCACCGGGAGGGCCTGTGGCGGGCCGTCGCCCAGGGGATCGTCGACGTGGTCGGCTCGGACCACGCGCCGCACAGCCGCGAGGAGAAGGCCGGCGGCTATCCGGCGACGCCCTCGGGCATGCCCGGGGTGCAGACCCTGCTGCCACTGCTGCTGGACCACCTGAGCCAGGGCCGCCTGACGCTGGAGCGGCTGGTCGACCTGACCAGCGCCGGTGCGGCGCGGATCTACAACATCGCCGGCAAGGGTCGGATCGCGGTCGGCTACGACGCCGACCTGACCCTGGTCGACCTCGAGGCCCGGCGCGAGATCTCCGAGGACTGGCTGGCCTCGAAGTGCGGCTGGTCGCCCTTCGCGGGCGTCGAGGTCTCCGGCTGGCCGATCGCCACCGTGATCCGCGGCCAGGTCGTGATGCGCGAGGACAGCCTGCTCGGCCCGCCCGCTGGGCGGCCGGTCCGCTTCCTCGAGACGATGGTGGGAGAGGCCGGCTGA
- a CDS encoding acetyl-CoA acetyltransferase — protein sequence MTACIVGWAHTPFGKHESEDPESLIVRVAVEALADAGLEPEEVDEIVVGQFNEGFSPQAFPASLVLQADERFRFKPATRVENACATGSAAIHQGLKTIEARRGRFVLVVGVEKMTGIPGPEIGGVLLKASYLKEEAEIEGGFAGVFGRIAQQYYQKHGDQTEALAMIAAKNHRNGVANPWAQLRKDLGFEFCRDVSDKNPIVAGPLKRTDCSLVSDGAAAVVLADVETALSMDKAVVFRAAAQANDFLPMSKRDITLFEGCEVAWKRALSKARLGLDDLDLVETHDCFTVAELLEYEAMGLTPRGQGAKAILEGWTQKDGKLPVNPSGGLKSKGHPIGATGVSMHIMASMQVLGRAEDMQVKDAKLAGIFNMGGAAVANYASILEPLR from the coding sequence ATGACCGCCTGCATCGTCGGCTGGGCGCACACGCCCTTTGGCAAGCACGAGAGCGAGGATCCGGAGTCCCTGATCGTCCGGGTCGCGGTGGAGGCCCTGGCCGATGCCGGCCTGGAGCCGGAGGAGGTCGACGAGATCGTGGTCGGCCAGTTCAACGAGGGCTTCTCGCCCCAGGCCTTTCCGGCCTCCCTGGTCCTGCAGGCCGACGAGCGCTTCCGCTTCAAGCCGGCGACCCGGGTCGAGAACGCCTGCGCCACCGGCAGCGCGGCGATCCACCAGGGCCTGAAGACCATCGAGGCCAGGCGCGGCCGCTTCGTCCTGGTGGTCGGCGTGGAGAAGATGACGGGTATACCGGGGCCGGAGATCGGCGGCGTGCTGCTCAAGGCCTCCTATCTCAAGGAGGAGGCGGAGATTGAGGGCGGCTTCGCCGGGGTCTTCGGGCGCATCGCCCAGCAGTACTACCAGAAGCACGGTGACCAGACCGAGGCCCTGGCCATGATCGCTGCCAAGAACCACAGGAACGGCGTCGCCAACCCCTGGGCCCAGCTGCGCAAGGACCTCGGATTCGAGTTCTGTCGCGACGTCTCGGACAAGAACCCGATCGTCGCCGGGCCGCTCAAGCGCACGGACTGCTCCCTGGTCTCCGACGGCGCTGCGGCCGTCGTCCTGGCCGACGTCGAGACCGCGCTGTCGATGGACAAGGCCGTGGTCTTCCGGGCCGCGGCCCAGGCCAACGACTTTCTGCCCATGTCGAAGCGCGACATCACTCTCTTCGAGGGCTGCGAGGTCGCCTGGAAGCGGGCCCTGTCCAAGGCCCGGCTCGGGCTCGACGACCTCGACCTGGTCGAGACCCACGACTGCTTCACCGTCGCCGAGCTGCTGGAGTACGAGGCCATGGGCCTGACCCCGCGCGGCCAGGGCGCCAAGGCGATCCTGGAAGGCTGGACCCAGAAGGACGGGAAGCTGCCGGTCAATCCCTCGGGCGGCCTCAAGTCCAAGGGCCATCCGATCGGCGCCACCGGGGTCTCGATGCACATCATGGCCTCGATGCAGGTCCTGGGCCGGGCCGAGGACATGCAGGTCAAGGACGCCAAGCTGGCCGGCATCTTCAACATGGGCGGGGCGGCCGTGGCCAACTACGCCTCGATCCTCGAGCCGCTGCGCTGA
- a CDS encoding tetratricopeptide repeat protein: MFQRGVTASLLVAAMVCATSARAEEPVWQDLPWEERIGLAWYERKAEAGDVEAMYRAGQLAERGLGTAADPARAQRWYRRAAETGHVQAQYRLALMLRRGGAGLADPAGAARWFQAAADQGLPQAQYNLAVLKEQGLGVKKDLAAALSLYEAALRGGIVQAAVNLGSLHQTGRGTPKNLVEALAWYDYAERAGVPEVAGLRARLAQQVSEAERRAAAERAALLP; encoded by the coding sequence ATGTTCCAACGCGGCGTCACAGCTTCACTGCTCGTCGCGGCCATGGTCTGCGCGACCTCGGCCCGGGCCGAGGAGCCGGTTTGGCAAGACCTGCCCTGGGAGGAGCGGATCGGGCTGGCCTGGTACGAGCGCAAGGCCGAGGCAGGGGACGTCGAGGCCATGTACCGGGCCGGTCAGCTTGCCGAGCGGGGCCTCGGGACGGCGGCCGATCCGGCCCGGGCCCAGAGATGGTACCGGCGCGCCGCCGAGACCGGTCATGTCCAGGCGCAGTATCGCCTGGCGCTGATGCTCCGACGCGGCGGTGCCGGTTTGGCGGATCCGGCCGGCGCGGCGCGCTGGTTCCAAGCCGCCGCCGACCAGGGTCTGCCGCAGGCGCAGTACAACTTGGCGGTCCTCAAGGAGCAGGGCCTGGGGGTCAAGAAGGACCTTGCAGCCGCCCTGTCGCTCTATGAAGCGGCCTTGCGCGGCGGGATCGTCCAGGCCGCAGTCAACCTGGGCAGCCTGCACCAGACCGGACGGGGCACGCCGAAGAACCTGGTCGAGGCCCTGGCCTGGTACGACTACGCGGAGCGGGCCGGGGTTCCAGAGGTCGCGGGACTGCGGGCCCGCCTGGCGCAGCAGGTGTCGGAGGCGGAACGCAGGGCGGCAGCCGAGCGGGCGGCACTCCTTCCCTAG
- a CDS encoding AAA family ATPase: MPSPAKSKSRKDEAPVCNFCGESRDQVELLLKGKGAFICDACIRHGGKLVVARAASAGIENAFELIALHVSPISPNELVSSSRTFPLRVRADLQSAVDELLTDRATKTVGIHVPYRHEAIGISSLLSTGRNAIRVAPLQFEDVDTGDDVPKRCLKDALWVFHQDEIPVVAVLNSHHTFRGEDRLHIELAVPPGEAGQALVRHCFDAMEKAVNDARSYRGKVLSLEQSDPYSGLSSGLTVHKLPPVEAAHLILPEKTLRQLERNIVEFAQQRCELRQLGQATKKGLLFHGPPGTGKTHTVSYLSSRLPDHTTLIVAGDQVGVLGEYFTLARLLQPAILVIEDVDLIAQERTAMESPWQQVQLNKLLNEMDGLREDAEIFFVLTTNRPDTIETALAGRPGRIDQAIEFPLPDADCRARLVALYGSGLSVSAEVVERIIARSEGVSAAFVKELMRRAAQASLAARRKGTISAEEIDLAMEDLLFAGGRLNRSILGAAANEASGE; this comes from the coding sequence ATGCCTAGCCCAGCGAAATCCAAGTCCAGGAAAGACGAGGCACCAGTCTGCAATTTCTGCGGAGAGAGCAGAGACCAGGTGGAGTTGCTGCTTAAGGGCAAGGGCGCCTTCATCTGCGACGCCTGCATTCGACACGGCGGCAAGCTCGTCGTCGCGCGCGCCGCAAGCGCGGGTATCGAAAACGCCTTCGAGTTGATCGCCCTTCACGTCTCGCCGATATCGCCGAATGAGCTCGTCAGCTCGAGCCGGACATTTCCTCTTCGCGTGCGAGCAGATCTGCAGTCGGCCGTCGACGAGCTTCTGACCGATCGCGCCACTAAGACCGTCGGCATCCATGTCCCTTATCGCCATGAAGCGATTGGCATCTCTTCGCTGCTGTCTACCGGCAGAAATGCGATCCGGGTTGCGCCTTTGCAGTTCGAAGACGTCGACACAGGTGACGACGTGCCCAAACGCTGTCTGAAAGATGCGCTCTGGGTATTCCACCAGGACGAAATCCCGGTGGTGGCCGTTCTGAACTCCCACCACACCTTTCGTGGAGAGGACCGTCTGCATATCGAATTGGCGGTTCCCCCGGGCGAGGCAGGACAGGCCCTTGTCAGGCATTGCTTCGACGCGATGGAGAAGGCCGTCAACGACGCAAGGAGCTACAGGGGCAAGGTCCTGTCCCTGGAGCAATCCGATCCCTACTCGGGATTGTCGAGCGGCCTCACCGTGCACAAGCTACCGCCGGTCGAAGCTGCGCACTTGATTTTGCCGGAGAAGACACTGCGCCAACTGGAGCGCAACATCGTGGAGTTCGCGCAGCAGCGCTGCGAGCTGCGGCAGCTTGGCCAAGCGACGAAGAAGGGGCTGCTGTTCCATGGACCGCCGGGCACCGGCAAGACTCATACAGTCAGCTACCTTTCGAGCCGCCTGCCGGATCACACCACCCTGATCGTCGCCGGCGACCAGGTCGGCGTCCTGGGTGAGTACTTCACCCTGGCGCGGCTCCTGCAGCCGGCGATCCTGGTGATCGAGGACGTTGACCTGATCGCGCAGGAAAGAACTGCGATGGAATCGCCGTGGCAACAGGTCCAGCTCAACAAGCTTCTGAACGAGATGGACGGCTTGCGCGAGGATGCGGAGATCTTCTTCGTCCTCACGACCAACCGTCCGGACACGATCGAGACGGCGCTGGCTGGTCGCCCCGGCCGCATCGACCAGGCGATCGAGTTCCCTCTTCCGGATGCCGACTGCCGAGCGAGGCTCGTCGCCCTCTATGGATCCGGCTTGAGTGTGTCGGCCGAGGTTGTCGAGCGGATCATCGCGCGGAGCGAAGGCGTAAGCGCCGCCTTCGTCAAGGAGCTGATGCGTCGGGCCGCCCAAGCATCCCTTGCGGCCAGGCGCAAAGGAACGATCTCGGCCGAGGAGATCGATCTGGCAATGGAAGACCTTCTGTTCGCGGGCGGGCGCCTCAATCGCAGCATCCTTGGTGCCGCCGCGAACGAAGCGTCCGGAGAATAA
- a CDS encoding VOC family protein: MHKSRLGVVVVDCQEGDFERDVAFWGAALGRPARRSDDPSNQNYVELESPPGEVMILLQQVDHASRAHLDIETDDVEAEVARLEKLGAKRIAQVKRWWVMEAPSGHRFCVVRPQTGDFDDKAKVWP; the protein is encoded by the coding sequence ATGCACAAGAGCCGCTTGGGCGTGGTCGTCGTCGATTGCCAGGAGGGCGACTTCGAGCGCGACGTCGCGTTCTGGGGCGCGGCCCTGGGCCGCCCGGCCAGGCGCTCCGACGACCCCTCGAACCAGAACTACGTCGAACTGGAGTCGCCGCCGGGCGAGGTCATGATCCTGCTCCAGCAGGTCGACCATGCCAGCCGCGCGCACCTGGACATCGAGACCGACGACGTCGAGGCCGAGGTCGCCCGCCTGGAAAAGCTTGGGGCCAAGCGGATTGCCCAGGTCAAGCGCTGGTGGGTGATGGAGGCGCCCAGCGGCCATCGCTTCTGCGTCGTCCGGCCGCAGACCGGGGACTTCGACGACAAGGCCAAGGTCTGGCCCTGA
- a CDS encoding Usg family protein, with the protein MQELEIPADELPTVDPSLSDYRLTTAEIFYHLPDYPDMVQTYVWQELDRLPDFPKLHDFLGLWEREIDGKLHSIRVAYVDIIRAGEWLDTNTGNDIPV; encoded by the coding sequence ATGCAGGAACTGGAAATCCCCGCCGACGAGCTGCCGACGGTCGATCCCTCTCTCTCCGACTACCGCTTGACCACGGCCGAGATCTTCTACCACCTGCCGGACTACCCGGACATGGTCCAGACCTACGTCTGGCAGGAACTCGACCGCCTGCCCGATTTCCCCAAGCTGCACGACTTCCTAGGCCTCTGGGAACGCGAGATCGACGGCAAGCTGCACTCGATCCGGGTCGCCTACGTCGACATCATCCGGGCCGGCGAATGGCTCGACACCAATACCGGCAACGACATCCCGGTCTAG